A genomic stretch from Lepisosteus oculatus isolate fLepOcu1 chromosome 7, fLepOcu1.hap2, whole genome shotgun sequence includes:
- the LOC107078042 gene encoding protein enabled homolog isoform X1, whose protein sequence is MEKEGEVLTDVIGLHPYSDRENFALIQEQMTEHSDLVETRMKKEKKEREEKGQTGFSEEQRRQEEYCLLAELARIEQELREKSRKELERQEALERARSEANRDRWRNLSYMALSQRVNKPWVFSYFKNIPMHIYCQPIRRPPQVRHRKKWR, encoded by the exons GTCCTCACAGATGTGATTGGATTGCATCCTTATTCAGACAGGGAGAATTTTgctctgattcaagagcagATGACAGAGCACTCTGACCTTGTGGAGACCAG aatgaaaaaagagaagaaggaaagGGAGGAGAAAGGTCAAACCGGTTTCTCAGAGgagcagagaagacaagaggAGTACTGTCTATTGGCAGAG CTTGCCCGCATTGAGCAGGAGCTCAGAGAAAAGTCTCGCAAAGAGCTGGAGAGACAGGAGGCCCTGGAGAGAGCGCGCAGTGAGGCGAACCGTGACAGGTGGAGGAACCTCAGCTATATGGCCCTCAGCCAACGCGTGAACAA GCCATGGGTGTTCagttattttaagaacattCCCATGCACATTTACTGCCAGCCTATCAGAAGACCGCCCCAGGTCCGACACCGCAAGAAGTGGCGATAA
- the LOC107078042 gene encoding protein enabled homolog isoform X2: MEKEGEVLTDVIGLHPYSDRENFALIQEQMTEHSDLVETRMKKEKKEREEKGQTGFSEEQRRQEEYCLLAELARIEQELREKSRKELERQEALERARSEANRDRWRNLSYMALSQRVNKYVPIRTQAMGVQLF; this comes from the exons GTCCTCACAGATGTGATTGGATTGCATCCTTATTCAGACAGGGAGAATTTTgctctgattcaagagcagATGACAGAGCACTCTGACCTTGTGGAGACCAG aatgaaaaaagagaagaaggaaagGGAGGAGAAAGGTCAAACCGGTTTCTCAGAGgagcagagaagacaagaggAGTACTGTCTATTGGCAGAG CTTGCCCGCATTGAGCAGGAGCTCAGAGAAAAGTCTCGCAAAGAGCTGGAGAGACAGGAGGCCCTGGAGAGAGCGCGCAGTGAGGCGAACCGTGACAGGTGGAGGAACCTCAGCTATATGGCCCTCAGCCAACGCGTGAACAAGTACGTTCCCATCCGAACGCAG GCCATGGGTGTTCagttattttaa
- the LOC107078042 gene encoding protein enabled homolog isoform X3, protein MYEFLSRIILWGFFKRMKKEKKEREEKGQTGFSEEQRRQEEYCLLAELARIEQELREKSRKELERQEALERARSEANRDRWRNLSYMALSQRVNKPWVFSYFKNIPMHIYCQPIRRPPQVRHRKKWR, encoded by the exons ATGTATGAATTCCTGTCCAGGATAATTCTGTGGGGTTTCTTCAAAAG aatgaaaaaagagaagaaggaaagGGAGGAGAAAGGTCAAACCGGTTTCTCAGAGgagcagagaagacaagaggAGTACTGTCTATTGGCAGAG CTTGCCCGCATTGAGCAGGAGCTCAGAGAAAAGTCTCGCAAAGAGCTGGAGAGACAGGAGGCCCTGGAGAGAGCGCGCAGTGAGGCGAACCGTGACAGGTGGAGGAACCTCAGCTATATGGCCCTCAGCCAACGCGTGAACAA GCCATGGGTGTTCagttattttaagaacattCCCATGCACATTTACTGCCAGCCTATCAGAAGACCGCCCCAGGTCCGACACCGCAAGAAGTGGCGATAA